From the Corynebacterium zhongnanshanii genome, the window GCACCTTGGCCTGCGAAGCCGTGGCGCTTCATGGCACCTGCGTAGCCCTTACCCTTGGTGGTTCCGGTTACGTCGACGAACTTGACGTCGTTGAAAATTTCAACGGTAATGTCCTGGCCAACCTCGTAGGCGGAAGCGTCCTCTACGCGGATCTCCCGTACGTGGCGGCGAGGGGTTACGCCGGCCTTCTTGAAGTGACCCGTGCCTGGCTTGTTTACCTTGCGTGGGTCGATCTCGCCGAAGGCGATCTGGATGGCTTCGTAGCCATCAGTTTCTTGGGTGCGTACCTGGGTTACGACACAAGGCCCAGCTTCTACGACGGTGACCGGCACAACGCGGTTGTCCTCGTCGAAGATCTGGGTCATGCCGAGCTTTGTGCCCAGGATGCCCTTGATCTCAATATCACTCATATTTCTTCTCCGCTGCCTTCAGTATTCAGACTGTGTGTGGTTGCTGCTTACTGAATGTTGACGTCGACGCTGGCCGGCAGGTCGATGCGCATCAGGGCATCGACCGTCTTCGGGGTTGGATCCAGGATGTCGATCAGACGCTTGTGGGTACGCATCTCAAAGTGCTCACGCGAGTCCTTGTACTTGTGCGGAGAGCGGATGACGCAGTACACGTTCTTTTCAGTTGGCAGTGGCACTGGGCCAACAACACGGGCGCCGGTACGGGTGACCGTTTCGACGATCTTCTTGGCAGAAGCGTCGATTGCCTCGTGGTCGTAGGCCTTGAGCCTAATGCGGATCTTTTGTCCCGCCACGCTTGTCCTCTTCCTCAGCGTGCCTGCTCGCTTGCGCGTGTGCAGGCTGTTACGCCTCTTACTCTTTTGTCTTAACGCTGTCCGGCCGTGGGTGGCCTGGTCCAGTCGCCAGTTCGCTTGGTGTTTACATTTACTTATCTGTGCCTTCTTCGCGGTCCAGGATAAATGTCATGCACACACCAGAACTCCCCCATAGTGTGGAGGCGTTTCTTCGCTTGGAAGTGACCGCTGCTGAAAATTTATTCAGTGCGGGCTTCGCTTACTGCCGCTGTTCATTTACCATGTCCCACTCCGGCACCCGCGGTCGGGCGTGTCTTGCCGTCTCCGCTGAAAGTACCGCACAGCAAAGCTACCCTTGCGGGTCTTTACTGACGATGGATCATGCTCACTTCACCAGCGGTACCTTCTTGTCTGCGACCGTGCGGTCTGTGACTCATGCACCGTGTTAAAGCAACGTCCGTTATATAACCACAGGGTGGGGCGTGTATGCAAATCATGTGTGCACAATCACGTTGGGGCTGTCTCAAGACTGTCTCGTGACTGCTGTGTGGCCGTCGCCGGGTTCGCCCGCTGCTGTCGTTCTTTCTCTACAGTGGGCTCATGGAGAATTACAAAACCGATCCTGCCTATATCAAGGAGAGGCGGCGGATCATCCGTCAATATCATCCCGACGCCGGCGGTAGCGACGAAAAGCTCATTTCCGAACTGCAGAAGCTTGATGAGCGCTATACCCGAGCGTTTCCTGCTGCCCGGGTGTTTGATTCTTTGAGTTTTTTGCCGGATGAT encodes:
- the rpsJ gene encoding 30S ribosomal protein S10, whose protein sequence is MAGQKIRIRLKAYDHEAIDASAKKIVETVTRTGARVVGPVPLPTEKNVYCVIRSPHKYKDSREHFEMRTHKRLIDILDPTPKTVDALMRIDLPASVDVNIQ
- the rplC gene encoding 50S ribosomal protein L3, producing MSDIEIKGILGTKLGMTQIFDEDNRVVPVTVVEAGPCVVTQVRTQETDGYEAIQIAFGEIDPRKVNKPGTGHFKKAGVTPRRHVREIRVEDASAYEVGQDITVEIFNDVKFVDVTGTTKGKGYAGAMKRHGFAGQGAAHGNQAAHRRVGGIGQAATPGRVFKGKRMAGRMGNDRVTLQNLKVAKVDAESNLLLIKGAVPGVNGGLVVVKTAVKGGAHA